A single Silvibacterium dinghuense DNA region contains:
- a CDS encoding GGDEF domain-containing protein produces MLLRPPSPAPLILLVSHIPAYRALAAGLLTGVAVIALLCFYLWLRERQTRAHAVHLEAQLDQRTAALEEERRKLASTRDALIEQASRDPLTGLLNYGSAHDVLVRELSRAGREATSLTTILVEIDELQEFIDHRGHMAADEILRETAHRLAASIRVYDTVSRFGIHEFLILMPQFDGFRDPHRIQAVHDALCLDPVWLPGGSTPVSCSFGVAVLNGESGVTAEELLLQADKALQKAKYSGRNRIEYEVYHP; encoded by the coding sequence GTGCTCCTGAGACCACCGTCACCGGCTCCGCTGATACTCCTCGTTTCCCATATTCCGGCCTATCGTGCACTCGCCGCCGGGCTGCTTACCGGCGTTGCCGTCATCGCTCTGCTCTGTTTCTATCTCTGGCTTCGCGAACGGCAGACGCGCGCGCACGCCGTCCATCTGGAAGCCCAGCTTGACCAGCGAACCGCAGCCCTCGAAGAAGAGCGCCGCAAGCTCGCCAGCACCCGTGATGCGCTCATCGAACAGGCCAGCCGCGATCCTCTCACCGGCCTGCTCAATTACGGCTCTGCTCACGATGTCCTGGTGCGCGAACTCTCCCGCGCAGGCCGCGAGGCAACCTCACTCACCACGATCCTGGTGGAAATCGATGAGCTACAGGAGTTTATCGACCATCGCGGGCACATGGCCGCCGACGAAATCCTGCGCGAAACCGCCCATCGTCTCGCCGCCTCCATCCGTGTCTACGACACGGTGAGCCGCTTCGGCATCCACGAATTCCTTATCCTGATGCCCCAGTTCGACGGCTTCCGCGACCCACACCGCATCCAGGCTGTCCACGATGCTCTCTGCCTCGATCCTGTCTGGCTTCCCGGCGGCTCGACCCCTGTCAGCTGCAGCTTTGGCGTCGCCGTTCTCAACGGGGAATCCGGCGTAACCGCCGAAGAGCTTCTTCTACAGGCAGATAAGGCATTGCAGAAGGCCAAGTACAGCGGCCGCAACCGCATCGAGTACGAGGTTTACCACCCATAA
- a CDS encoding BlaI/MecI/CopY family transcriptional regulator, with protein MPPKRSITLTEAELRLMKVLWERGESAVSDLTAAVSEERPLAYTSVLTTVRILEEKGYVRHRQEGRAFLYSPCIDESEAGRTEVRHLLNRFFGNSRERLLLSLLGDEELAPAEIRRLRQAINALPEDEISGGSSKETAR; from the coding sequence ATGCCGCCAAAGCGTTCCATCACACTCACCGAAGCCGAACTCCGGCTCATGAAGGTGCTCTGGGAACGCGGCGAATCGGCCGTCTCGGACCTCACTGCCGCGGTTTCCGAAGAAAGACCCCTCGCCTACACCTCTGTGCTGACGACGGTGCGCATCCTCGAGGAAAAGGGTTACGTCCGCCATCGACAGGAGGGCCGGGCCTTCCTCTATAGTCCCTGCATCGACGAATCCGAGGCTGGCCGCACCGAAGTCCGGCATCTTCTCAACCGCTTCTTCGGTAACTCGCGCGAGCGGCTTCTTCTCTCCCTGCTCGGCGACGAAGAGCTCGCCCCGGCGGAGATCCGCCGCCTGCGCCAGGCCATCAATGCTCTTCCCGAAGACGAAATATCCGGCGGCAGCTCCAAGGAGACGGCTCGATGA
- a CDS encoding M56 family metallopeptidase has product MNLSLAHFLTSASAAAAGALISAIWQGAALAALVALCLRFAKGMTPAVRSLLWTATFTLAILLHLTPFLLHSKSDAVLGNAPHSAAALRLDARWSLAIAAVWLTLSLVRMAQLARSWIALRRIVRSAGPVESVAVASELLHAGRRTAILCTSDQVDRPSVLGFFQPRVLIPAGLYQQLSTAELEHIVLHEMEHLRRRDDWVNLFQKLALALFPLNPAMLWVERRLSIERELACDDHVLACTRARKTYATCLVNLAEHSVLSRRLSLALGAWERRSELARRVLRILHDSEGRMTTRRLRAVTAMLIAGMLAGTAELAREPRLVAFTSASATTETADAVDTVLPGAPSYIPANFTAARRPAHAVDAVYRVPEQPITGTQNSHGKSGSIGRPRQQQPQTKAVSLNLQHSTARITQLAQNEPPAAMTLPDSLAVSLRAHEERQNILRSQAVVVLATWTEYQTEEAIPSDNQSPDRSAAAHTSGARSRVHSQVQFLVARPLPPSYAAIPTPDGWLILQL; this is encoded by the coding sequence ATGAACCTGTCTCTCGCCCATTTCCTGACTTCTGCTTCTGCCGCAGCAGCGGGAGCGCTCATCTCCGCCATCTGGCAGGGGGCTGCCCTCGCTGCACTGGTTGCGCTTTGCCTGCGTTTCGCGAAAGGCATGACTCCTGCCGTCCGTTCGCTTCTCTGGACCGCGACCTTCACTCTCGCCATCCTGCTGCACCTGACTCCATTCCTGCTGCACAGTAAATCGGACGCTGTACTCGGTAATGCACCGCACAGTGCCGCAGCCTTGAGGCTGGACGCACGTTGGAGCCTGGCCATCGCCGCAGTCTGGCTTACGCTATCCCTGGTGCGCATGGCGCAGTTGGCACGAAGCTGGATCGCCCTCCGGCGCATTGTCCGCTCTGCCGGTCCGGTCGAGTCTGTGGCTGTAGCCTCGGAGCTCCTGCACGCAGGCCGCCGCACCGCGATTCTCTGCACCTCTGACCAGGTGGATCGCCCCAGCGTTCTCGGTTTCTTCCAGCCGCGCGTGCTTATCCCCGCCGGGCTCTATCAGCAGCTCTCCACCGCCGAGTTGGAACACATCGTGCTGCACGAGATGGAGCACCTGCGCCGCCGCGATGACTGGGTCAACCTCTTCCAGAAGCTCGCTCTCGCACTCTTCCCGCTCAACCCAGCCATGCTCTGGGTTGAGCGCCGTCTCTCGATCGAACGCGAACTGGCCTGCGATGACCACGTCCTGGCATGCACCCGCGCACGCAAGACCTACGCTACCTGCCTCGTCAATCTCGCCGAGCACTCGGTGCTGAGCCGCCGTCTTTCGCTCGCTCTCGGCGCCTGGGAGCGCCGTTCCGAGCTGGCCCGCCGCGTCCTCCGCATCCTGCATGACTCCGAAGGCCGGATGACCACCCGCCGCCTCCGTGCGGTGACCGCTATGCTCATCGCGGGCATGCTCGCCGGCACTGCAGAGCTTGCCCGCGAACCCCGTCTCGTTGCCTTTACCTCTGCCTCTGCAACCACCGAGACAGCCGATGCGGTCGATACGGTTCTTCCCGGCGCTCCGTCTTATATCCCCGCGAACTTCACTGCCGCGCGTCGTCCGGCTCACGCTGTCGATGCGGTGTATCGCGTCCCCGAGCAGCCCATAACCGGCACTCAGAACAGCCACGGGAAATCAGGCTCTATCGGCAGGCCACGCCAGCAGCAGCCACAGACAAAGGCTGTCTCGCTGAATCTGCAGCACTCTACCGCCCGCATCACCCAGCTCGCGCAGAATGAGCCTCCGGCAGCCATGACTCTTCCGGATAGCCTGGCTGTCAGCCTCCGCGCTCATGAAGAGCGGCAGAATATACTCCGGAGCCAGGCAGTCGTCGTGCTCGCTACCTGGACCGAGTATCAAACGGAAGAAGCGATCCCATCTGACAACCAGTCTCCGGATCGCTCTGCAGCAGCTCACACATCCGGTGCGCGCTCCCGCGTTCACTCCCAGGTGCAGTTTCTGGTTGCGCGCCCACTTCCGCCTTCCTACGCCGCCATCCCGACACCCGATGGCTGGCTGATTCTTCAGCTCTAA
- a CDS encoding Do family serine endopeptidase has protein sequence MQAPTNQLVDKAKKFAIPATLIGSFVLGAALFVGHGGVHAAGIDNPSPLDDNSVAALTALDKAMESVTQRVTPAVVNIAVTARVSPDEQQQQGQMQGLPPGFAQFFGFGGGQMQPQPQIEHGVGSGVIISPDGYIVTNNHVVKGATQIKVTLHDRRVLNAKLIGTDKLTDLAIVKIDASNLPTISWGDSSKLEPGQTVLAFGSPFGYFQFSVTRGIVSAVNRQNPYSDDLRKPGGYIQTDAAINPGNSGGPLVNAHGQLIGINTFIISDNGSFAGAGFAIPSQTVHAVADQLIKTGKVEHGYLGISIGDITPDNAHFFKLDKASGALISQVTPDSPASRAGLKTGDVIVSINGQPVDTGSALQLRVSELTPGTAISLGIVRDGKTLTINATVGQYHGKSGEAAGEEDNGQSPAQGVKLGVGVTDLTDDIRQQLNVPDQVHGVVIQSVRPGSPADEVLQRGDIVLEINRIPVTSADQFIKEVHNQPADKDVLLLVWEKGNTSYRTLRPDTGNNTNSNNDDNN, from the coding sequence ATGCAAGCACCAACTAATCAATTAGTCGATAAGGCGAAGAAATTCGCCATCCCTGCAACACTCATCGGGTCCTTCGTTCTCGGCGCGGCTCTTTTCGTAGGCCACGGCGGCGTCCATGCCGCAGGCATCGACAATCCATCGCCGCTCGATGACAACTCCGTAGCTGCCCTCACCGCTCTCGACAAAGCCATGGAGTCGGTCACACAGCGGGTTACGCCCGCTGTCGTCAACATCGCCGTCACCGCTCGCGTCAGCCCTGACGAGCAGCAACAGCAGGGCCAGATGCAAGGACTGCCTCCGGGCTTTGCGCAGTTCTTCGGCTTTGGCGGCGGCCAGATGCAGCCCCAGCCACAGATCGAGCATGGTGTCGGCTCGGGCGTTATCATCTCGCCGGATGGCTACATCGTGACCAACAACCACGTCGTCAAGGGCGCGACACAGATCAAGGTCACACTGCACGATCGCCGCGTGCTCAATGCAAAGCTCATCGGCACCGATAAGCTCACCGACCTTGCCATCGTAAAGATCGATGCCAGCAACCTGCCGACCATCTCCTGGGGTGACTCGAGCAAGCTCGAACCCGGCCAGACTGTCCTCGCCTTCGGCAGCCCCTTCGGTTACTTCCAGTTCTCGGTAACACGCGGCATCGTCAGCGCCGTCAACCGCCAGAACCCCTACTCCGACGATCTCCGCAAGCCGGGCGGCTACATCCAGACCGACGCCGCCATCAACCCGGGCAACTCCGGCGGTCCGCTTGTCAACGCGCACGGACAGCTCATCGGCATCAACACCTTCATCATCTCCGATAACGGCTCCTTTGCCGGCGCCGGCTTCGCCATCCCCTCGCAGACCGTCCACGCTGTCGCCGATCAGCTCATCAAGACCGGCAAGGTCGAGCATGGCTACCTGGGTATCTCCATCGGCGACATCACCCCGGACAACGCGCACTTCTTCAAGCTCGATAAGGCTTCCGGGGCCCTGATCTCGCAGGTTACGCCGGATTCTCCGGCCAGCCGCGCCGGCCTCAAGACCGGAGACGTCATTGTCTCCATCAATGGCCAGCCCGTCGACACCGGCAGCGCACTCCAGCTTCGCGTCAGCGAACTCACCCCCGGCACCGCTATCTCGCTCGGCATTGTCCGCGACGGCAAAACCCTCACCATCAATGCCACTGTCGGCCAGTACCACGGCAAGAGCGGCGAGGCCGCCGGCGAAGAGGACAACGGCCAGTCCCCCGCGCAGGGTGTGAAGCTCGGCGTCGGTGTGACCGACCTTACCGATGACATCCGTCAACAGCTCAACGTCCCCGATCAGGTGCATGGCGTCGTCATCCAGAGCGTCCGCCCCGGCAGCCCGGCTGATGAGGTACTCCAGCGCGGCGACATTGTGCTCGAAATCAACCGCATTCCAGTGACTTCCGCCGATCAGTTCATTAAGGAAGTACACAACCAGCCGGCAGACAAAGACGTCCTGCTTCTGGTCTGGGAAAAGGGCAACACCAGCTACCGCACCCTTCGTCCCGACACCGGCAACAACACGAACAGCAACAACGACGACAACAACTAA
- a CDS encoding Fe2+-dependent dioxygenase, translating to MLIQIPEVLSQEEVVQFRNELDRADWVDGKVTAGYQSARVKDNVQLPESSPVAITLGRRVVQALERNPLFISAALPAKIFPPLFNRYNGGHSFGSHVDNSIRRIPGTGEQIRTDLSVTLFLSSPEEYDGGELLVEDTYGAHSVKLPAGHMVLYPSTSLHRVLPVTRGSRVCSFFWLQSMVRSDAHRSLLLNLDVAIQKVGRDMENHPSLVELTSVYHNLLREWAEV from the coding sequence ATGTTGATTCAGATCCCCGAAGTGCTAAGCCAGGAAGAGGTTGTTCAGTTCCGCAACGAGCTTGATCGTGCAGACTGGGTGGATGGAAAGGTCACGGCCGGCTATCAGTCGGCTCGCGTGAAAGACAATGTGCAGCTGCCGGAGTCGAGCCCGGTTGCGATCACGCTGGGACGGAGAGTTGTGCAGGCGCTGGAGCGCAATCCGCTATTTATCTCGGCGGCGCTGCCTGCCAAAATTTTTCCGCCGCTCTTCAACCGCTACAACGGAGGCCACTCTTTCGGCAGTCACGTGGATAACTCGATCCGCCGCATTCCAGGCACGGGCGAGCAGATCCGCACGGATCTTTCGGTGACGCTGTTCCTGAGCAGCCCTGAAGAGTATGACGGCGGAGAACTGCTTGTCGAGGATACCTACGGCGCGCACTCGGTGAAGCTGCCCGCCGGACACATGGTGCTATATCCCTCGACCAGCCTTCATCGTGTGCTCCCTGTAACGCGGGGCAGCCGGGTGTGTTCCTTTTTCTGGCTGCAGAGTATGGTTCGCAGCGACGCGCATCGCAGCCTGCTACTGAACCTCGATGTGGCGATTCAAAAGGTGGGACGAGATATGGAGAATCATCCGTCCCTGGTGGAGCTGACCAGCGTATATCACAATCTTTTGCGCGAATGGGCTGAGGTGTAG
- a CDS encoding tetratricopeptide repeat protein has translation MLQVEEESYEMVRAAAMRGVHQAQVLYGQMLLDGKHVERNPSAALHWFERAAQGGDVMAVNMVGRCLDQGWGIARNATLAERWFRKAAERGLDWGMYNLATLLILGEGVAQDKVEAYHWLRRAADLGHEKSINLLGGFYEDGWVVRQDRATAREHYRRAAVTGDFRGQFNYARFLIEEGDLLGALYWLRKVPETATPAFLEKMKVFLASYEQREVRDFADTLAA, from the coding sequence ATGCTGCAGGTGGAAGAAGAGTCATACGAGATGGTGCGCGCTGCGGCGATGCGCGGCGTGCACCAGGCACAGGTGCTTTATGGGCAGATGCTGCTCGACGGCAAGCATGTAGAGCGTAATCCTTCGGCGGCGCTGCACTGGTTTGAGCGCGCGGCGCAGGGAGGCGACGTGATGGCCGTCAACATGGTGGGCCGCTGCCTGGATCAGGGATGGGGCATCGCCCGTAACGCGACGCTGGCAGAGCGGTGGTTTCGCAAGGCTGCCGAACGCGGGCTCGACTGGGGCATGTACAACCTGGCAACGCTATTGATTCTGGGTGAAGGCGTGGCGCAGGACAAGGTGGAGGCGTATCACTGGTTGCGCCGGGCTGCCGATCTTGGACATGAGAAGTCCATCAACCTGCTTGGAGGCTTCTACGAGGACGGCTGGGTGGTGCGGCAGGATCGCGCGACGGCGCGCGAGCACTATCGCCGGGCAGCGGTGACTGGAGACTTTCGCGGACAGTTCAACTACGCGCGTTTTCTTATCGAAGAAGGCGATCTGCTCGGCGCGCTTTACTGGCTGCGGAAGGTGCCGGAGACGGCAACGCCGGCATTCCTCGAAAAGATGAAGGTATTTCTCGCGAGCTATGAGCAGCGCGAGGTTAGAGATTTTGCGGACACGCTGGCAGCTTAG